One region of Cyanobium sp. M30B3 genomic DNA includes:
- a CDS encoding DUF3120 domain-containing protein, with the protein MLLSGLLVALPVFVEAPWVRHAPFSAVLFTAVLLAVGVGLAHGDRAGLRRCGEVLVGFSGSWLAGALFWGWARQYPVCHLPLEALALPLALGGLGGRWRLACGFYLGSLLGTAATDAAIAATGLMPLWPLAVGASPAAAAELLNQAASTLLHPAPLLLVGGFGLGLVQISRLLWRRGPVGRVAATSLATTLVVDALFLVLALIAPGLSGLI; encoded by the coding sequence CTGTTGCTGAGCGGCCTGCTGGTGGCGCTGCCGGTGTTTGTGGAGGCGCCCTGGGTGCGCCACGCCCCCTTCAGCGCTGTGCTGTTCACCGCCGTGCTGCTGGCCGTGGGCGTGGGCCTCGCCCACGGCGACCGGGCCGGCCTGCGGCGCTGCGGCGAGGTGCTGGTGGGTTTCAGTGGCAGCTGGCTGGCTGGAGCCCTGTTCTGGGGGTGGGCCCGCCAGTACCCGGTCTGCCATCTGCCCCTGGAGGCCCTGGCCCTGCCCCTGGCCCTGGGCGGTCTGGGTGGTCGCTGGCGCCTGGCCTGCGGCTTCTACCTGGGCTCGTTGCTGGGTACGGCCGCCACCGATGCCGCCATCGCCGCCACCGGCCTGATGCCCCTCTGGCCCCTGGCCGTCGGCGCCTCCCCAGCCGCCGCCGCGGAGCTGCTGAATCAGGCGGCCAGCACCCTGCTCCATCCCGCCCCCCTGCTGCTGGTTGGCGGCTTCGGTCTCGGACTCGTGCAGATCAGCCGCCTGCTCTGGCGACGGGGCCCGGTGGGCCGGGTCGCCGCCACCTCCCTGGCCACCACCCTGGTGGTGGACGCCCTCTTCCTGGTGCTCGCCCTGATCGCTCCGGGGCTGAGCGGACTGATCTGA
- the nadB gene encoding L-aspartate oxidase has protein sequence MAADIDQEAQGWDPLYDQPWDVVVVGGGAAGLMACLELPAHLRVLLLSKERKPRSASRWAQGGIAAVTAAGDSFTSHIEDTLRAGAGLCNRDAVELLVHEAPACVQRLLELGMAFDRDGPGLSTTLEAAHSHRRVLHAQDRTGGALVDALEREVRRRPGLVQRQSVVVLRLWVEGDRCQGLQLLADGVIGWVAARSVVLATGGGGHLFAHTTNPAQASGDGLAMAWEAGAELQDLEFVQFHPTALMLPDAPHFLISEAVRGEGARLRDHRGQSPVAHLAGADLAPRDQVSRALARHMQEQHVSHVWLDLRPVGAERLLRQFPTIVGRCRQLGLEPTQEPLPVAPAAHYWMGGVATDLRSATTVPGLYAVGEVACTGVHGANRLASNSLMECLVFARQLGGIALPPLRCLRPAGWQTAAERRRQRLATALPDRPQLLEAIGRLRDLCWQVAGVERQGHSLGLALGELHRQRQRLDALPAWRQASALPVTDHLLLSHQEGEDFAALQEWHQRLILTELLVEAALFRRESRGGHFRSDAPAAQPHWRRHSCQERGSGIRTRPVRG, from the coding sequence ATGGCAGCTGACATTGACCAGGAGGCGCAGGGCTGGGATCCGCTCTACGACCAGCCCTGGGACGTGGTGGTGGTGGGCGGCGGCGCCGCCGGCCTGATGGCCTGCCTGGAATTGCCAGCCCATCTGCGCGTGCTCCTGCTCAGCAAGGAGCGCAAACCCCGTTCCGCCAGCCGCTGGGCCCAGGGCGGGATTGCCGCGGTGACGGCGGCCGGAGACAGCTTCACCAGCCACATCGAGGACACCCTCAGGGCCGGTGCCGGCCTCTGCAACCGCGACGCCGTGGAGCTGCTGGTGCACGAGGCGCCGGCCTGCGTGCAGCGGCTGCTCGAACTGGGCATGGCCTTTGATCGCGATGGGCCGGGCCTGAGCACCACCCTCGAGGCCGCCCACAGCCACCGGCGCGTGCTCCATGCCCAGGACCGCACCGGTGGAGCCCTGGTGGATGCCCTGGAGCGGGAGGTGCGGCGGCGGCCGGGCCTGGTGCAGCGCCAGAGCGTGGTGGTGCTGCGCCTCTGGGTGGAAGGGGACCGCTGCCAGGGGCTGCAACTCCTGGCCGACGGCGTGATCGGCTGGGTGGCGGCCCGGTCCGTGGTGCTGGCCACCGGTGGAGGGGGCCATCTGTTCGCCCACACCACCAACCCGGCCCAGGCCAGCGGCGATGGGCTGGCGATGGCCTGGGAAGCGGGAGCTGAGCTGCAGGACCTGGAATTCGTGCAGTTCCATCCCACCGCCCTGATGCTGCCCGATGCGCCCCACTTCCTGATCTCGGAAGCGGTGCGCGGCGAAGGGGCCCGGCTGCGCGACCACCGCGGCCAGAGCCCCGTGGCCCATCTGGCTGGCGCCGACCTGGCGCCGCGGGATCAGGTAAGCCGTGCCCTCGCACGCCACATGCAGGAGCAACACGTGAGCCACGTCTGGCTGGACCTGCGCCCGGTGGGTGCGGAGCGCCTGCTGCGCCAGTTCCCGACGATCGTGGGGCGCTGCCGCCAGCTGGGGCTGGAGCCCACCCAGGAGCCCCTGCCGGTGGCCCCGGCGGCCCATTACTGGATGGGGGGTGTGGCCACCGATCTGCGGTCGGCCACCACGGTGCCTGGGCTCTACGCCGTGGGCGAAGTGGCCTGCACCGGCGTGCACGGGGCGAACCGGCTGGCCAGCAACTCCCTGATGGAATGCCTCGTGTTCGCCCGTCAGCTGGGGGGAATCGCGCTGCCGCCGCTCCGCTGCCTTCGGCCGGCCGGGTGGCAGACGGCAGCGGAGCGGCGGCGGCAGCGGCTGGCCACCGCCCTGCCCGATCGCCCCCAGCTGTTGGAGGCGATCGGCCGCCTGCGCGACCTCTGCTGGCAGGTGGCGGGGGTGGAGCGCCAGGGCCACAGCCTGGGGCTGGCCCTGGGCGAACTGCATCGGCAGCGCCAACGGCTGGATGCCCTGCCGGCCTGGCGCCAGGCCAGCGCTCTGCCGGTGACGGACCACCTGCTGCTCAGCCATCAGGAGGGCGAGGACTTCGCCGCTCTGCAGGAATGGCACCAGCGGCTGATCCTGACGGAACTGCTGGTGGAGGCCGCCCTGTTCCGCCGGGAAAGCCGCGGTGGCCACTTCCGCAGCGATGCCCCAGCGGCCCAGCCCCACTGGCGGCGACACAGCTGCCAGGAGAGGGGGAGCGGCATCCGGACCCGACCTGTGCGGGGCTAG
- the psbU gene encoding photosystem II complex extrinsic protein PsbU → MKRLVAWLTTGVLLAGLLMGLVLPPVVHAAELRNLADDKIAERGDKIDLNNCSVRRFQSFPGMYPTLAGKIVLGGPYSAVDDVLDLDLTERQRELFNKYKANFTVTPPAIALNEGFDRINDGQYR, encoded by the coding sequence ATGAAACGGCTGGTTGCCTGGCTCACGACCGGGGTTCTACTGGCTGGCCTGCTGATGGGCCTGGTCCTGCCGCCTGTGGTGCATGCCGCTGAACTCCGCAACCTCGCCGACGACAAGATCGCCGAGCGGGGCGACAAGATTGACCTCAACAACTGCTCGGTGCGTCGCTTCCAGAGCTTTCCCGGCATGTACCCCACCCTGGCGGGAAAGATCGTGCTGGGCGGCCCCTACAGCGCGGTGGATGACGTGCTTGACCTCGACCTGACGGAGCGCCAGCGGGAGCTGTTCAACAAGTACAAGGCCAACTTCACGGTCACGCCCCCAGCCATCGCCCTCAATGAGGGTTTCGATCGCATCAACGACGGCCAATACCGCTGA